CACATGACTCGCAAGGAAGTTCCTGGCTCGGACATGGTGCTGATGACCCAAACAGCGGACGCTTCGGGGTGTGCGAGTTGGGATTCACTCGAGGAGTTACATGATTCCTTTGCTGCTGACGGCGAATGCGAAGGCCCTGCGACGTCAGCCGTCACCACCGCAGGGAAGACGGTCAACGGAGCGATCACGGCGCCACTGGAATTGGCGCCGGGCGAAAGCAAGTCGGTAACGTTTGTGCTGACCTGGTATTTCGAAGGCGGGCGGCATGGTGAAGGAAAAGCTAGAAGAGTCATGGAAGGAGAAGGGGGGGCAGCAGGAGGCAAGTGGAATCGTGCGGGCCAAAACTATACGAATTGGTGGCCTGACGCTATCGGCGTGGCCGCGTACTTGAGGGAGAACCTCCAGGATTTGACGGCTCGTACCCGCCGTTTTCATGATACGCTCTATGCGTCCAAGGTGCCGGTTTGGTTGTTGGATCGCATGAGTTCGCAATTGGCGGTCCTGCGCAGCCAGACGTGTTGGTGGGCTGCCGATGGCTACTTCGGTGCTTGGGAAGGTTGCAATCCAACGAAAGGATGTTGCGGTGGAAACTGTACGCACGTGTGGCACTACGCCCAAGCCCACGCTCGGCTGTTGCCCGAGCTTGGTCGCAAGATGCGTGAGCAAGATTATTCGATGCAATTGCCGAGCGGGCTGACACCATTTCGACACACCAATCAGAGCGCGGCTGCCGACGGTCACTTCGGCACGATTCTGAATACCTATCGCGAGCATCTTTGTAGTGCGGACAATCGTTGGCTTAGGTCACAATGGCCCAAGGTGAAAAAGGCGATCGATTGGGGGATCGAGCATTGGAATCCTCGCCGTGACGGCTTTCTGCAGACCGTTCAGCACAATACACTTGATGGCGATATGACTGGCTGTTCATCCTGGATTGGTAGCCTGTATCTGTCGTCGCTTGAAGCGGGAGCGAGGATGGCTGAAATCATGGGGGAGCCAGACACGGCAGCGGAATACCGTCGGATACGAGAGTCTGGGAAGAGACTGCAGAATGGGCGATTGTGGAATGGCGAATACTACGTCCAGGAAGTGGGTGAGACCCGTAATCAGGACTACTTGGACGGTTGTCACATCGATCAGATCCTCGGCGAATGGTGGGCTGACCAAGTTGGCATCGATCGAAATTTCCCCAAAGATCGTACCCGCCAGGCGATGGAGTCGCTATTGAAATACAACTTCTTAGCGGACTTTTATGGCCAATCGCTCAAGCCGCGTCAGTATTGTGAAATCGACGATGGCGGCATGAAAATGATCACTTGGCCAAAGGGACCGCAGCCGATTCCCGGCATGAAATATGGCGACGAGGTGATGACCGGTTTTGAATACAGCGCCGCGGTTTCCTTGATTCAAAACGGTCTGTTGCGTGAGGGGCTGATGGTTCTAAAGGTCATTTCGGATCGCTACAACGGACGTTTGCGCACCGAGGGCGTCTCCGATTTTGCCAACGGTCCGTGGGGCTATTCGGGCAACCCCTTCGGCGATGATGAGTGTGGCAAATTCTATGGTCGTTCGCTGAGCGTGTGGTCGGCATTGATCGCGTTGCAGGGGTTCCTCTATGACGGCCCTGCCGGACGCATCGGCTTCCGTCCTGTTTTGAATCCGTTCGACCACGCCAGTTTCTTTACCGTTGCCGAGGGGTATGGTCTCTTCACCCAGATCAAGGATGCGAAACAGCTCAATGCGTCCATTGACTTGAAGGAGGGGCAACTCCGCCTAACGGAAGTGGTTCTGTCAGCGGGCGAAGGCAGGCAGGCCAAGTCCGCGACAATGAAGCTCGCTGGTGAAACGCTTGAGTCCCGTTTGGTTGCCAGGGGGGGCGAAATCAATCTGGTTCTCAAGACCCCGCTTGTCATGAAGGCGGATCAGCAACTAGATGTCGAAGTGGCGTTGGTATGACTACTAACGCTTCAGCGACATGAAAACGTCGGGATAGGCATCCTGCTTGCCAATCCGTACTGGCCGTAAATCCGCAGGCTGGAAGCCTACGGCCACGAATAAGAACGTAATTCCGCAGGCTGGAAGCCTACGGCCACGAATAGGCCGTAAATCCGCAGGCTGGAAGCCTACGCCACGAATAGAACGTAAATCCGCAGGCTGGAAGCCTGCGGCCACGAATAGGCCGTAAATCCGCAGGCTGGAAGCCTACGGCCACGAATAGAACGTAATTCCGCAGGCTGGAAGCCTACGCCACGAATAGGCCGTAAATCCGCAGGCTGGAAGCCTACGGCCACGAATAGAGCGACCCCAATCTTAATGGGGATGAAGCACTCGCTCGTCCCGAAAGCGGGAACCGAGAGGGAAGAAAAGAAAGGACGACGTGTCGGCTACCCATTCGTCGGAAAAAAAATTGCCACTTCTCAGTAAACGCCAACTCCGATTGCTCCCCCGGCCGCGTCGGGGGAGGGACACCAAGCGTAGACGCTTGGTAAACAAGCAATTTAGAGCGGCACGACCTCTGCGCCGGGAGAGGTGCAAAAAATACGCAAGTTACGATCACATTAACACCAAGCTTTTGAGCACCCCACTCCCACTCGGCCTTCGGCCATACTCCTATTCGTACTCAAAGTGTCTTGGGCGTCCGAGTAGGAGTACCATTTCATTGAGTACGAGTACGGTTCTATTACGAATTTTGGTGGCGATTAGCGAGAAATTTCTGTTTTCTTTGCAACATTGCCTTCCGAGCCCCGACTGCACTGATGTAACCGCGATTTTGCGGTGGAAACACTTCACATACCGGCTCCTAGGAGGGTCAAACATCATGGTGCGTTGGATAACATACACGTTGGGGACTCTGACTGCGGTGGCGTTGGTTGGCTTTTTGCTACTGGGGGGACGTTTCGCAAGTTACGTTCGGACGTCTGCCAGATCGGTGCAGGAAACGGTACAGGACTCCGTGCCGCTGGAGTTTGAACTGCGTCGTGCTCGCGATTTAATCGATACGATTCTGCCGGATATGCAGTCGCATGTTCGCACGATCGCTCAAGAGGAGGTCGCGATTGCAGCTCTGGAAAATGAGCTGCTGCTCAGCACTCAGCGGCTTGAAAGCGAGCAATCTGCTTTGGCGTCACTCCGGGATAAGATCGGGGTGCACCAGGTTTCCTATTCGATCGGTGATCGCGAACTGACTCGACAGCAATTGGTCGAGCAGATGCATCAGCGTTTTGAGCGATACAAACAAGGTGAGTTGGCGATCGAAAGCAAAACCCGATTGCTGGAAAAACGGCGTGAAGGACTTGCGGCTGCCCTTGCGATGCTGGACAAAATGCGACATCGTAAGGTGGAGCTCGAGCTAAAGGTTGAGGCGTTAGCCGCACAGAGTCGATTGCTCAACGCGTCCAAGGTGGAAGCTGGCGTCGTTATCGACGGCAGCCAACTTTCGGAGGCTGATCAATTGCTTGGGCAAATTGAGACTCGCCTCGCCGTTGCGAAACGTGTCTTGGCCCATGAGCAGGACGCGTTTGCCATCCCGCTCGATGACGACGTGGTTCTTGAAGAGAGCGTCATTGCTGCTTACGACGACCATTTCGGAAAAAACGCTAACCGTGAGGTTTTGGTGAGTAAATAGTCCGCCCGAAAGTGTTTCAAATTTAGCCCTTAGAAACGGAAGCTAGTAGCCTTGTTTCATCTTGACCTCAAACGTGTCGAAACTGCGATCGCGGCGGGACGATTGGAAGAAGCGTTTTCGCTTTTGAAATCGTCCTCTGCGCGAGTGCATCGGGATGGTCAACGGTTGGTCGACGAGCTGATTGAAGCGTTCGTCCAACGCGGGCATGAGCATCTTTCGGAGAACCGATTGGATGACGCATGGCATGATGCTTCCGCAGCAGGTTATTTCGGTGGACGTCAAATCAAGGTGGCTCGGTTGATCGCACAAATTCATGAACTTCAGCAATCCCAGCGTCGCGACTTGGGTCAGCCAGCGGCCGATCGAGCTCGATCGAGTCCTGCGGAGGCTGGTGCCACGGGTGGCAATGTGTTGCAGGTCGACGGACTCGGCAGTCTGCTATTGCTGACGTCTGAGACGGTCTCCATTGGCACGGTGTCATCGTCTTCGCGGCATGAAATCGCTGTTCAAACCGATGGCTTGGCCGCGACAATCTTTATCCAGCGTGATGAATCCGGTGGCGACGGTGAGGACTACTTTGTCCGATCTGCGTCGCCGTTTGCCCTGAACGGCAAACCGACACAGCAGCGCCTTTTGAGCGACGGAGACACGATCTCGGTAGGCCGGCATGGAAGAATGAAATTCCGTCGACCGGTGGCGGCGAGCGGTTCTGCGGTACTGGAAATGACAGCGGGGCGGTTGACGCGCCGAGACATTCGCCGCGTCGTCTTGATGGCAGACTCGTTACTGTTTGGTGAATCGCTCTGCCACTTTCACTTGGCCGTCGGTGAGACGCCGGTCATCATGCAGCCCGCCGTTGGTGTCTCGCTGGGTAGCGGATATTCGCTTCAACGCCAGGGCGGATTGGATCCCCAAACGCTTTGCGTGGGCGGAAGCGTCCGGATCGGCGACACTCGTTTCGCCCTCAGTCACCCCTCAAACACGGGACCCCGTTTCTAATGCCCGCTTACCGATATCAACAGGGCGATCGGCCACTCGAAGGCTATACGATTCAGCACGCACTCGGTCGTGGTGGTTTTGGCGAAGTGTACTTTGCGATCAGCGATGCAGGACGCGAAGTCGCCTTGAAGGCCATTCAGAACTACGAAGAGATTGAACTGCGTGGTATCGGCCATTGCATGAACTTGAAGTCGCCACATTTGGTGATGATCTTTGATGTCAAGCAAGATGCGGAGGGGATGGCGTGGGTGATCATGGAATACGTTTCGGGCGCCAACCTGAGAGAGATATTGGATGAAGCCCACGTAGGTTCGTCTCTCCGAGACGAACATGGAAATGCGAAAGCGCACGTAGGTTCGTATCTCCGAGACGAACATCAGAATGCGAAAGCAAACGTAGGTTCGTCTCTCCGAGACGAACATAAGAATGCGAAAGCGCACGTGGGTTCGTCTCTCCGAGACGAACATGAGAATGCTGTCCGTCTCGGAGAGACGGACCTACTTGGAATAGGAGTCGAACAGGCGGCATATTTTACTCGCGAGCTATGTAAAGGGCTTTCCTATCTGCACGATGCGGGCGTCGTCCATCGCGATTTGAAACCGCACAATGTGTTTTTTGAAGATGGCGTGGTGAAGATTGGTGACTACAGTCTCAGTAAAGCGATCACGACCAGCCATCGCAGCGGTCACACGACGACCGTGGGAAGTGTGCATTACATGGCACCAGAGATTTGTGAGGGACGCTACGGCAAGACGGTTGATATCTACGCGCTCGGTGTGATGTTGTTTGAGATGCTGACGGGATCGCCGCCGTATGAAGGCGAGAGTATGGGTGAGGTGTTGATGAAGCATCTATCAAGCCAACCGGACGTCAGTGGATTGCCTGAACCGTTCGGCCGTGTGGTCGCCAAGGCGATGCATCGCGATCCTGAGAAGCGTTATCAAACCGCTAGCGAAATGATGCGTGCTTTGTCGCCCGCCGACGAGCTGGAATACTCTCGCCCACCCGCATCGCTGTCGATGATCGGAGATCGAGCTTTGAAGGGGCGGGCCATTCGTGTCCGAGAATCCGAGACGCCCGCGTGTGGTTCGAAGGACGCGTTGGCCGAGACATATGCGACTCCGGTCGCCCTGCGAGACACGCATGAACGAACGGATTCGGTGCCGTTCGAACGCCCTGGAGCGGTCAGCTTTGACGCACTGGGACTGTGGTGGAAACGGCAGCCGAGCTTGGCGTTGGAAGATGATCCCGTGCCTGTCCTTTTGCGTTTGGCGATCGCTGTCGTGATTTCTTTGTTGTCTTTTTCCGTTGGGTGCGTTACTGATCCCAACAGCTGGTTCTGGGGGGATGTCCTGACTTGTTCCATCGTGTTTGCCTCCTATAACGCTCTGACCTGCTGGTTCTTCTTGTCAACCTTGCCACGATCCGGCGGGCTGGGATGGGCGATCGTGACTCGGATCATTGCGGTGGTTCCGTTGGTCGTGGTGTCGGGAATCTTAGTGACCTGGCATGGATTTGAATTTTACCACGGTATGATCGGGGGGCTGATCGCTGTGTACGCAATCCTGGATGCTCGCTGTCTCGTCACTGCTGATCGCTATCCCCGAATCAGTCTCATGAAAACATTGCTTGCTGGCGGGATCGCGGCGGTGATCACAACCCTGATCGGCGGGAGCGAGCGTTACACATTGTTCTCCGGTATTTTGGCGGTCTCGTCGGCCATTGCGGTCCAAGTGCTCGCGCCGCTCGGTCGTGTGGTACGAGTGAATTTAGAAGCGAATCGTGCGAATAGAAATACAACTAACCAGAGTGATGGTCAACCACGATCCGAAGACGCGTCCAATGGTACAGACCAGCCAATGGTAATCTCGTCTTCGGTAGATCCATCGGTAACAAACTAAGGGCGGCGAAACGCCGGTCTATCTTCAAGAAAGCAAATCGTCATGAGTTCAACGGGTGTCAGCGTGATTGGAATATTTGTTCTATTAATCGTTTTAGTCTTTTTGTTTTTCCTCGTTGTCGGCGCAATCTTTGCGGTCGTTCGGGTCGGGAAGAACCATGGGGCCACCGCCGCAATCGGGCTGGCGGTCGGACTCCTCGTGCTGCCGTTGCTGGGCTTGGCAGCGGTTGCTTCGATCTTCTTTGTTCGCATGAACACGATGGAGCAGTTGGTGGATGCACAAAGATCGGAGCAGAGAGCGGAGCAGAGAGCGGCCATACAACGAGAAGCTGCATACGCCGAATCATTTACCGCCGCTTCGACGCGCGATGGAATGCACAGCGAGTACTCGGCGAACTCGCCTGCCACCGTCGCGCGCGTCAACGCCATGCCCAACACGCCGCCGGTCCGTTGGGTGTCGGCGACCGACTTGGGTGAGTTCCAAGCGAGTCTGTATCCAGGGATCCTCGAGTGTGCCGCCCCTTTGGCTCAACAGGTTGGTGAAATGCTTCAGCAGCCACCGTTCGCCGCCGAGGTGGGCGAAGCGAGCGAGGGTGACGGAATCCGATTCCTGATCCGCACGGAAGACGATTTCGGCGATCAAGCCGACCCGTTCGTGGGTACGTTCATGAAGTCGCTGCAAGAACGATTCCCTCACGCCGAGTTGACTCAGCAAAGTGTCGTTCGTGACAGGCCGATAGCACTCGAAAGCGACGAAGTCAGGCTGACGCTGGCGGTGCAAGTCGAGAGGATCGAGCCCGCCTTATGGGACTCGGGTGGCCAATTCGCCAGCGGCAACGTGGCCTGCCGGATTGGTGACGATAGCAACACCGCTCGTGCGAAACTTCAATTTGCTGAGAAACCATGGGTGACTCGATTTGATGAAATCGTTTCCAAGGTTCCATATCGGGCATTTGTCGTCGGTTACAGTTCGGAGTTGGCCTCTTCAGAAGTGCAGGCTCGTCAGTCGGCATTGGAGAACGTTCGAGCGCAGGTTGATGTCGAGAATTGGAATGGTGCGAGGGTGAAGATTACGGACGAGCACGTGGTGGATCGCTTCGCGCAGCGGCTGTCACGTCCCTATGGCGATGTATGGCGTGAAGCGGTACTCGTCGACTTGTCAGGACCAGGGATGCAATGGACGGCAGCCACAGCGGTGGCCGACGCGGGTGGGCGTACCACAATGAAGCGGTTAACCGTCTTGTTCGCTCTGCTTCTCGTGCTAGCCACGATCGTGGTCTGCTTCCTCGCCAACGTGCTGACTCAGGGCTACTACCGAAAACCGATTCGCCAAGGTACGGTTGTGGTCATTGCATTGGTGGTTCTCGGTGGGGTGCTTTTCCTTGGATTGGTAGGTGCCTAGAATTGAGCAGGAAATAGGTGCGTCGTCTTGATGTTGTATCGCGACGATTGTCGCTCTGCTCACCGAGCGGAAAGCGTCTTCGGTCAGGAGATCGATAGTACCTCCCCCCAAGCTTCGTTTGCGAGAGGAGGTTAAGTCGTTGACTCAGATGGAGCTAAAAGCCGCAAGACCGCTTCGTCGGGGGAGGTTGAAAATACTGACACAAATGCCGCATTGATACAATCGACGTTCCGAGAGTTGAGCGACATTGCGTGAATTCCACAACCGTATTCGATCGAACCGATGGAACCAAACTCTCTTAACCAAGCCGATCGCCATCTACTCGGGCTCATCCGCGCCGGCGATGTTGACGGCTGGAATCAGTTCTTGGGGCGTTACCAACGCCGACTGACCGCGTTTGCCATTGGACGTGTGGACCAGTTGGCGACCGCAGAGGACTTGGTACAAGAGACATTCGTCGCTTTCCTAAAGTCGATAGACCGTTTTCGCGAGCAGGGAAGTTTGGAGTCGTTTTTGTTCCGAATGCTCCGTCGCCGAATCGTCGACTACTATCGTGCGAGCGGGCAAGAACGGAAGGTTCCAGTTTGCCAGATCGGGACCGAGCCATCGGCCGTGAATCTCGATCAAGTCGCGTCGAGTGACTTGACGGCCAGCCAATATGCACGCCTCGATGAACAGCTAGAAGAGGACCAGCGGACGCTTTCGCTTGCGATTGTTACAATCACCGGCGAGTTGTGTCGCGCAGAGAAGTTTCATGAACTCAAGATCGCCGAGGGCCTCTTCTATGCAGGAATTCGCAATCGGCAACTCGCGGAACTGCTTGGTGTTTCGGAAAATGAAATTGCGGTGATCAAGCATCGGCTGATCAAGAAGCTCAGCAGGTGCGTTCAAACCTATCAAGCGAGCTTGGATCCCGTTCAAACCATCGATGGTGTGGTCGCCCCCGAGCTCAGGGATGCGGATTTACGGGCGGCTTGGGAGACGCATCGACCGAGCTGCCCCAAGCGTTCGACGCTTGGCAAATACACGCTTGGAATTCTGTCGCCTGCTTGGCACGATTTTGTTCGCTATCACGTCGAAACGCTTGGCTGCCTCTTCTGCGACGCTAACCTAGCAGAATTTCGAAAGCTCCCGCCAACCGCGCCGTCGACGATAAACAACCATCTCTTTCAATCGACCGTCGGCTTTCTACCCCCACCGAACGGGAATTCAACGTAATCTCAAATCAAGCCCACTGGGATTAAACGGAGATTCAACTTAAGGTTTTCGATTACAATCGATTGTCGCAGTGGCAAATCGGATTTGTCACGACAGTCAACGAAACCCCAATCGATCGATGAGTATCGAGCTATGAAATTAAAACGAACAGGATTGATTCTCACGCTTTCATTCCTATACGCCAGCGTCAATGCGTATGCTGCGGACGGGTTGGCTGGCGAATCGGAATTGTCTATTGGGAAAGAATACTCCTCGGCTTTTGCTAATCCCAAGGATGACCCAAGCCTTCCTAATGTCCTGCTAATTGGCGATTCCATATCGATTGGTTATACGGTGGAAGTCCGAAAGCGGCTGCATGGAAAGGCCGATGTTTTTCGGATACCTGGAAATGGGCAGGACTCGGCTCACGGATTGGAAAATTTGGACAAGTGGATCGGGAAACGCAGGTGGGATGTGATCCACTTCAATTGGGGCCTATGGGATCTCTGCTATCGAAATCCCGAATCGAAGATGCAAGGACATCGGGACAAGGTGAACGGAACAATCACAGCAACTCCAGAACAATACCGCGAAAACATGGAAAAGATCGTGGCACGACTTAAGAAGACCAATGCGACCCTGATCTGGTGCACAACAACACCGGTCCCGGAATTGGAGGCGGGGAGAAAACTCGGAGATGATATTAAGTACAATCAGGTTGCGGAAGAAATAATGAAAAGCAACGGCGTCTTGATCGACGATCTGCATGCTCATGCCCTCAAGAAGTATTCCGAAATCCAAACAGAAAAAGGCAATGTCCATTTTACGCGGCAAGGATACGCCTACCTGGCTGAAAAAGTAGCACGGGAGATTTCCACGCTGCTTTCTAAACCGGGTATTTCCAGTGGCTCGGTGAGCGAAAATCATTCGCCATGAAATTTTTAAGTTGGTTGCGATTCAGCGGGGGCTGCTTCGGTGACCGCTGGAAAGTAAAGAGAACCGCCGAGATTGCCGGAAGGAAAAATTTGGCAGCCACCCTGAAATCGTTCAGCAGCACTAGGTCCGCCATGCAGACCTTACTTTAGACGGCATCGTCCCTTTGTAGGCGAGTCAGAAGCGAACAATGCCTTTTGGTCTTTTGTCGCCCATTACGAGAAATATTATGAATGTTATGAATGCACGATACGTTGTAGTCTTCGCTCTGATCTGTTCTGCGTTGGTGAGCAAATCGGTTGGCGCGAAAGAACCCGTCAGTATTGAATCACTGTTGCGAGAAATGGTCGATCGAGATGCCGTGGCGCATTACCCAGAGCAAGACTTCCGACTGAAACAACACAGCAGCTATGATCGTAGATCCAAGAGCCCCGATGACTCGCAAGGTTGGTTTAGAAACAAGGATTCCAACCGGAATGACACCGATACAAACCTTATTCGAATCGAGGAGATCGACGGCCAGAAGGAATGGGTGCTCATGGATCATGAGGGGCCAGGTGCGATCGTTCGAACCTGGATGCCGTGGCGACAGCCCAACAATCCTACGACCGATATCCGTATCCGTATCTATCTTGATGGTGCAAGCGAACCGGCACTCGAAGGGAATATGCTGGAACTGTTCAATGGCAACGGATTGATTCCCTATCCCCTGGCTCATGGATCGCTGCGTTCGGCCGTCAACTTTTTCCCGATTCCCTATGCCAAGAGTTGTAAAGTGACAACGGACCAGCACCCGTTCTATTTCATCTTCACCTTCCGTGAATACGACGAAGGCACGCCGGTGAAAACCTTCACGATGGAGGATTTCGAGGCCGCCAAAGGATTGACGAAAGAGACAGGGCAAAAGTTGCTCAGCCCAAGCGTCTCTGGAGCGAATGCGCCGCTCCGTTTGCAGGCGACTTTGGCCAGCCAGGAAGAAAAGTCGCTCATGCTACCGGCTGGTGTCGCTGCGGTGCGAGAACTTTCGGTGAAACTAGGAAGCTATGAGGATCGGGATGTTACCCGTCAGGTTGTGCTCAAGATGGAGTTTGACGGCAAAGAAACGGTTTGGTGCCCGATTGGGGATTTCTTCGGTTCGGGGATTGGCTTCAATCCGATGCAGGGCTGGTATCGCACGGTGGCTGACGACGGAACGATGAGCTGTCGCTGGGTGATGCCGTACCAACGGGGCGGCAAGGTCTCGCTTCAGAACCTCAGCGGCTTACCGGTCGATGCCGAGCTCGAAGTCAAAACCGGAGATTATCTCTGGGATGACCGTTCCATGTATTTTCACGCGGCTTGGCGGGGCCAGTATCCCGTTCCGACGCGTCCCTACTCGGATTGGAACTATGTCACGCTCAAGGGACGGGGTGTCTATGTCGGCGATACCCTGACGGTCATGAATCCAACCAAGGTCTGGTGGGGCGAAGGGGACGAGAAAATTTGGGTCGATGGCGAGGACTTTCCGTCAATGTTCGGCACAGGCACCGAGGACTATTACGGCTATTCATGGGGGGGAAGTAGTACCGACTTTTATCAGCATCCATTCCATGCCCAGCCTCGCGCCTATCGATACAACAAACTAAATCGC
The Novipirellula aureliae DNA segment above includes these coding regions:
- a CDS encoding GH116 family glycosyl-hydrolase, translated to MQLKVINHSSGDSSCGTPPDMSRRRFLVATTVLTAGLSGKPILAADQQESYSDAVKSHASLRGYWRFDGDLVDAFGKAPATSNGSMSFVEGAVDGKAVSLVPKQSVSVKQTDHLRGRAATLELFFKLASPPRGKEDPVIIAQTDGQQARYIVGVKNDLSALIYRNVNGDVLTTINLATDQPIEVGRYYHLAITSFDLDVRAYVDGYECSLVGGAFEFTRRGPNQSTMTFGETTVNGWGSADICLDEVACYASGLTEADFQEHLKAAQWGQRLKETGEVVARVESERNARRARKEHAILNDPVLTAPGKTRVYEGENLDAIRFTVGGIGAGGIQFNGKAEPAIWQIACNHSEERVADSFLAVRAQPLGGKPVVRALQTEPVGPFAAMPSLKFEGEYPLAKYRFEEPSLPVEVEMEIFNPFIPMDLKHSAIPCAIYTATVTNRNSSAVKVDILAAQKNALGYAEGNGGRFGRNQNEIVKDGEATVLHMTRKEVPGSDMVLMTQTADASGCASWDSLEELHDSFAADGECEGPATSAVTTAGKTVNGAITAPLELAPGESKSVTFVLTWYFEGGRHGEGKARRVMEGEGGAAGGKWNRAGQNYTNWWPDAIGVAAYLRENLQDLTARTRRFHDTLYASKVPVWLLDRMSSQLAVLRSQTCWWAADGYFGAWEGCNPTKGCCGGNCTHVWHYAQAHARLLPELGRKMREQDYSMQLPSGLTPFRHTNQSAAADGHFGTILNTYREHLCSADNRWLRSQWPKVKKAIDWGIEHWNPRRDGFLQTVQHNTLDGDMTGCSSWIGSLYLSSLEAGARMAEIMGEPDTAAEYRRIRESGKRLQNGRLWNGEYYVQEVGETRNQDYLDGCHIDQILGEWWADQVGIDRNFPKDRTRQAMESLLKYNFLADFYGQSLKPRQYCEIDDGGMKMITWPKGPQPIPGMKYGDEVMTGFEYSAAVSLIQNGLLREGLMVLKVISDRYNGRLRTEGVSDFANGPWGYSGNPFGDDECGKFYGRSLSVWSALIALQGFLYDGPAGRIGFRPVLNPFDHASFFTVAEGYGLFTQIKDAKQLNASIDLKEGQLRLTEVVLSAGEGRQAKSATMKLAGETLESRLVARGGEINLVLKTPLVMKADQQLDVEVALV
- a CDS encoding signal peptide-containing protein; translation: MVRWITYTLGTLTAVALVGFLLLGGRFASYVRTSARSVQETVQDSVPLEFELRRARDLIDTILPDMQSHVRTIAQEEVAIAALENELLLSTQRLESEQSALASLRDKIGVHQVSYSIGDRELTRQQLVEQMHQRFERYKQGELAIESKTRLLEKRREGLAAALAMLDKMRHRKVELELKVEALAAQSRLLNASKVEAGVVIDGSQLSEADQLLGQIETRLAVAKRVLAHEQDAFAIPLDDDVVLEESVIAAYDDHFGKNANREVLVSK
- a CDS encoding serine/threonine protein kinase, whose translation is MPAYRYQQGDRPLEGYTIQHALGRGGFGEVYFAISDAGREVALKAIQNYEEIELRGIGHCMNLKSPHLVMIFDVKQDAEGMAWVIMEYVSGANLREILDEAHVGSSLRDEHGNAKAHVGSYLRDEHQNAKANVGSSLRDEHKNAKAHVGSSLRDEHENAVRLGETDLLGIGVEQAAYFTRELCKGLSYLHDAGVVHRDLKPHNVFFEDGVVKIGDYSLSKAITTSHRSGHTTTVGSVHYMAPEICEGRYGKTVDIYALGVMLFEMLTGSPPYEGESMGEVLMKHLSSQPDVSGLPEPFGRVVAKAMHRDPEKRYQTASEMMRALSPADELEYSRPPASLSMIGDRALKGRAIRVRESETPACGSKDALAETYATPVALRDTHERTDSVPFERPGAVSFDALGLWWKRQPSLALEDDPVPVLLRLAIAVVISLLSFSVGCVTDPNSWFWGDVLTCSIVFASYNALTCWFFLSTLPRSGGLGWAIVTRIIAVVPLVVVSGILVTWHGFEFYHGMIGGLIAVYAILDARCLVTADRYPRISLMKTLLAGGIAAVITTLIGGSERYTLFSGILAVSSAIAVQVLAPLGRVVRVNLEANRANRNTTNQSDGQPRSEDASNGTDQPMVISSSVDPSVTN
- a CDS encoding RNA polymerase sigma factor, producing the protein MEPNSLNQADRHLLGLIRAGDVDGWNQFLGRYQRRLTAFAIGRVDQLATAEDLVQETFVAFLKSIDRFREQGSLESFLFRMLRRRIVDYYRASGQERKVPVCQIGTEPSAVNLDQVASSDLTASQYARLDEQLEEDQRTLSLAIVTITGELCRAEKFHELKIAEGLFYAGIRNRQLAELLGVSENEIAVIKHRLIKKLSRCVQTYQASLDPVQTIDGVVAPELRDADLRAAWETHRPSCPKRSTLGKYTLGILSPAWHDFVRYHVETLGCLFCDANLAEFRKLPPTAPSTINNHLFQSTVGFLPPPNGNST
- a CDS encoding SGNH/GDSL hydrolase family protein translates to MKLKRTGLILTLSFLYASVNAYAADGLAGESELSIGKEYSSAFANPKDDPSLPNVLLIGDSISIGYTVEVRKRLHGKADVFRIPGNGQDSAHGLENLDKWIGKRRWDVIHFNWGLWDLCYRNPESKMQGHRDKVNGTITATPEQYRENMEKIVARLKKTNATLIWCTTTPVPELEAGRKLGDDIKYNQVAEEIMKSNGVLIDDLHAHALKKYSEIQTEKGNVHFTRQGYAYLAEKVAREISTLLSKPGISSGSVSENHSP
- a CDS encoding glycoside hydrolase family 172 protein; translation: MNARYVVVFALICSALVSKSVGAKEPVSIESLLREMVDRDAVAHYPEQDFRLKQHSSYDRRSKSPDDSQGWFRNKDSNRNDTDTNLIRIEEIDGQKEWVLMDHEGPGAIVRTWMPWRQPNNPTTDIRIRIYLDGASEPALEGNMLELFNGNGLIPYPLAHGSLRSAVNFFPIPYAKSCKVTTDQHPFYFIFTFREYDEGTPVKTFTMEDFEAAKGLTKETGQKLLSPSVSGANAPLRLQATLASQEEKSLMLPAGVAAVRELSVKLGSYEDRDVTRQVVLKMEFDGKETVWCPIGDFFGSGIGFNPMQGWYRTVADDGTMSCRWVMPYQRGGKVSLQNLSGLPVDAELEVKTGDYLWDDRSMYFHAAWRGQYPVPTRPYSDWNYVTLKGRGVYVGDTLTVMNPTKVWWGEGDEKIWVDGEDFPSMFGTGTEDYYGYSWGGSSTDFYQHPFHAQPRAYRYNKLNRKTAEKEDNNLGYSVETRSRALDTMPFSSSLQLDMEVWAWKDCEMGYGVGAYWYGFADTTSNREPDPDEVRNVPPLPDAL